In Gimesia panareensis, the genomic window CGGGCCGCTTCTCGAGCCTGCTGGACGGCGGGCAGGAGCAAAGCAATCAGAATCGCGATAATCGCAATCACAACGAGCAGTTCGATCAGAGTAAAACCGCGCCGGCGGTTTTCAACTTCTGATTCAGAACTGACAGACACGGACGAAAATGGGCGTTGCATCATCTTCTCCTTTTCAGAAATAAAAAAATAAAATCAGACAAATTCAGAGTGTCATCGTGAGTCGTTTTGTCAGCAGCGACGGCTTATGGATCGGTGTATTCGGGAGTCGGTGTGGAATCCCCGGGGACACCTTCTTCTGGTTCTCCAGAACAGGCAGAGACAGACAGGGTCAGACAGAATAAACAAAGCAGCATCAGATAGAATTTTTTCACGATTTTTTCCCTTACTTTTGGAAAGAACAACACAACCGGAGAATGAAGCTTGAGTCATTCTCCGGCTGTCTTTAGTACTTGAATGGAACCGAAATCGGCCTAGAAGTTATCGATGACTTCCCGGTTATTACGGGTTCCCAGAGCATTCCAGATAGCCTGGCTGATATTTTCAGAAATGAACCGGCAGGAACCATCTGCCAGACCGACCTGTACGCCACCGACATGTTGACTGCGGAGCGCGGCGATCTGTGTCCCATCGTTACCAGCGGTACAGGGCATTTCTGTGGTGCTGCTGCAGCTGGCCAGAATGTCAGCAGTGGTCGAATTCGGGTTCCGGCCTGTACTGAAGGAGGACCCACCCATTCCTGAGTAGACCCAGGCTCCACGAACATCAGAAGTGTTGTCATTGATGTAATTCACTTCGCCAGTCAACAGTGTGTTGCTGGTACCGTCTTTGATATCGCGAATACCAATTGCGGAGTTGATTGTAAACACGCCCCCGTTGGTATTCGTGTACGAAGCTGTCAGATCACCAGAACCAAAGTTTGCGGCATAGTTCCCGCGTGACATGTGTTCCAGAGCACGAAATGCGACATTGCTGCGGCGATCCCAGGGATGGCTGGGGCAACGGTAGGCTGCAGGAGCATAATGCCCAAAAACATTATTCATGCTGTCCAGCGGATTATTGGTATTCAAGATCGGAGCTGCTTTCTCCCAGAGGGGGCTCTGCTCCATCTGAGGCAAGATGTAAAGCAGCCAGTTTCCTCCCAGGCTCTGTCCACTGCACTCCTGAATGCCTGAAATATTAGTCGGAGGACTCCCGGCACAGGTTCCAATCACACCTCCCGGAGGAAACACACCATGGGTTTCATGGTAATTCTGCAGTGCCAGCCCCAGCTGTTTGAGGTTGTTTTTACACTGGCTGCGGCGAGCGGCTTCACGGGCCTGCTGGACAGCGGGTAACAGTAATGCAATCAGAATAGCGATGATCGCAATCACCACCAGCAACTCAATCAAAGTAAAACCACGACGATGTACTGACTCACCAGTACGCGCACCGACAGGGCGCAAAAAGCGAAGAAGCATCAAAGCAACTCCCAAAAAACGAACAGAAAAAACAGAATGTCTCAACGTTTCAAGGCACTTTGATGCCGATGCAGGTCTTGACTGACCAATAATCGGAAGGAAGGATCGTTCGCACTCCGAAGCTGCGGGAATCCTACAGGCGAATTATTAAGATTGAATGTCGAAAAAATGAAATGTCCTTACTAATTCGCCGGTGTGATCTCAGGTATACCATTCTTTTTTCAGAAAACCGGAAGATTTCAAAAGAAAGAATGTAACGCTCCGGTTCTCTGCCCCAGGAGGGTGTAAGTTGCTTCACAACTTTCTCCAGAGGTCTGCAAAACTGTTTTCTTCGTTTTGCAGACTCTCATGAACGTCCTACTAAAAAACGACCGACGATTGACGCAGGGGCGTCGCTCTCTCATAGTAAGGAGAATGACTTTCCGCTCTGACCTCCCTGGATAGAGCCCTGCGACACCGGATTCACTCAGGAACTGACAATCATGCTGAAGTCTTTTTTTTCCCGTATCCGTTCTCAATACACACGATTCCTCTGGCTCGGCCTGATTGCCTTTCTTTGTTGTCTCAATACAAATACACAACATGTGAAGGCAGCCGATACGATCCGGGTCCTGTGTTACAATATTCATTATGGACAGGGGACAGACGGAAAATATGACGTCGCCCGGCTGGCGAAGGTCATCCAGCAGACGAAGCCGGACTTGGTTGCCCTGCAGGAAGTGGACGTGGGAGTCAAGCGTTCTGATCGAGTACACGAAGCGCAACGCCTGTCGGAATTGACCGGTCTGGAAGTCCGCTTCGGCCCCACACAGCATTATGAAGGCGGCCTGTTTGGCAACGCAGTACTGACCAGGCTTCCGATTCTGGACGTAATGATTCAGCCACTCCCCTACACCGAAAGTACCCCTAAACTGGTCACCTATCCGCGCGGCGCGATTGTGGTCACCGTCAAGGGCCCTGGCGATAAACCACTGCGATTCATCAGCACTCACTTTCAGCACAACGTCCACGAGGACCGGGTCGCCGAGGCCAAAGCAATTAATCGTTACTTTACGACCAAATCAGACATACCCACGATCCTCGCCGGCGATATGAATGCCCGCCCGGATGAAGAGCCCATCCAGATTCTGCTCAAGCAGTGGACCAACGCGATCGATAAGGATGCCACTCCGACTGCGCCTTCCACAAAGCCCCGGTCCCGCATCGACTACGTTTTTTATCGTCCCGCAACGAAATTCGAAGTCATCGAAACCAAAGTCATTGCCGAACCGCTGGCCTCGGATCACCGTCCGGTCTTCGCCATTCTGAAACTCAAGCAGGAGTAATTCGATGCTGAATCGTCTCACGACACTTCTCCTCTGCCTGGCAGCCCCCCTGACCACACAGGCTGCGGCACAACAGGCCACGCCGATCAGCTCAATTCGCGTACAGCCGGGCTTTCAGGTGGAACTGCTCCGCTCCGCCCAGCAGGGCGAAAGCTCCTGGATCAGCATGACCTTTGACGATCAGGGACGACTGATCCTGGGACTGGACGATGTCGGCCTGGGCAGACTGACCTTGAATGACGATCCCGCCAGAATCAAATTCGAAAAAATCGATACCCAACTCAAACACTGTCGCGGCGTACTGTATGCTCACAACAGCCTGTATATCAGCGAGACCAACGGCCAGGGACTGCATCGCTTCCAGGACACCAATGGTGACGGCCAGTTCAATCAGCGTCAACTTTTAAAAAAACTGGATTACCGCAGTCGCTTCGGACACGGCAGTAATCAACTCGTGCTGGGGCCGGATCAGCAGATTTACCTGGTCGTCGGCAATGACGTCTCTTTTCCGGAAGGAGTCTCGCCAGACTCACCGTACCGCGATCCACAGAACGATCAGCTGCTCCCCAACCCACACGACGCGGGACAGGACAATCGCGTCGGTTATATTTTGAAAACGGATCCGGAAGGCAAGACCTGGGAAATTCTTGCAGGTGGATTTCGCAACCAGGTCGATATGGCATTCAATCCCGCAGGGGAAATGTTTACCTACGATGCTGACATGGAATGGGACGTGGGACAGCCCTGGTACCGTCCCACCCGCATCAATCACATTATCCCCGGCGGTGAATATGGCTGGCGGTGGGGAACCGGAAAATGGCCCGAATACTATGCAGACAGTCTGCCCAGTACGCTGAATACCGGCCTGGGATCTCCCACGGGAATGGTCTTCGGCACAGACAGCCGTTTTCCTGACCGTTTCAAAAAAGCGCTCTACATCGCGGACTGGCAGAATGGACGCATCCTGCTCGTGGATCTGATTCCTACCGGAGCCAGCTATACCTGTCGTTACGAAGTCTTTCTGGAAGGGGGGCCTCTCAATGTCTGTGATATGCA contains:
- a CDS encoding DUF1559 domain-containing protein, whose product is MLLRFLRPVGARTGESVHRRGFTLIELLVVIAIIAILIALLLPAVQQAREAARRSQCKNNLKQLGLALQNYHETHGVFPPGGVIGTCAGSPPTNISGIQECSGQSLGGNWLLYILPQMEQSPLWEKAAPILNTNNPLDSMNNVFGHYAPAAYRCPSHPWDRRSNVAFRALEHMSRGNYAANFGSGDLTASYTNTNGGVFTINSAIGIRDIKDGTSNTLLTGEVNYINDNTSDVRGAWVYSGMGGSSFSTGRNPNSTTADILASCSSTTEMPCTAGNDGTQIAALRSQHVGGVQVGLADGSCRFISENISQAIWNALGTRNNREVIDNF
- a CDS encoding endonuclease/exonuclease/phosphatase family protein; translated protein: MLKSFFSRIRSQYTRFLWLGLIAFLCCLNTNTQHVKAADTIRVLCYNIHYGQGTDGKYDVARLAKVIQQTKPDLVALQEVDVGVKRSDRVHEAQRLSELTGLEVRFGPTQHYEGGLFGNAVLTRLPILDVMIQPLPYTESTPKLVTYPRGAIVVTVKGPGDKPLRFISTHFQHNVHEDRVAEAKAINRYFTTKSDIPTILAGDMNARPDEEPIQILLKQWTNAIDKDATPTAPSTKPRSRIDYVFYRPATKFEVIETKVIAEPLASDHRPVFAILKLKQE